Genomic segment of Aquarana catesbeiana isolate 2022-GZ linkage group LG02, ASM4218655v1, whole genome shotgun sequence:
attatatatatctgtatataattAATTGTAGACAGGTGCAGgataaaaaaattagtttggttttgtttcatttcgttatttaactaaattcatttagttaaattcgttgcattcgttacattcgaaaaaatttgcccgcattcgaaaaaattcgaccgcatttgaaaaaactatcaaattcaaaaaaattctacaacattcgaaaaaaatttaactgaatttgaaaaagtaaaagttgaaaactatatataaccattttgcgaaattcaaaattcgtatagaatgtaatcgaattccaatagaaaagattagaattcattctgtaccaaattccaatttcggaagatggttttatatatatatatatatatatatatatatatatatataatttttttctattctgttccattgtttttctatgctattcttttctattctaaacttttctatttgaattcattctatacgaaattctaatttcggaacatggcttctgaaattcgaatttcgtatagaatgaattcgaatttgaatagaaaagattagaatagaaaataatagaaaataatagactagacaaacaataaacaatagaacagaataaaatataatataatatattttctattctaatcttttctattcaaatttgatttcagtctatatgaaattcgaatttcggaagatgttttatatatatatatatatatatatatatatatatataataattttttttctattctgttctattgtttttctattttctattctaatcttttctatttgagttcgaattcattctatacgaaatttgaattatttatatatatatatatatatatatatatatatatatatatatatatatatatatatatatatatatactggtctattgtttttctatgctattattttcaaatttattctaatcttttctatttgaatgcaaattcattctataagaaattaaAATTTCGGAAAAtcgttatatagaaatagaatgaaatcaaatttataatatatatataaccatcttctgaaattggaatttggtacagaatgaatttgaatagaaaagattagaatagaatagaaaataatataaaagaatagcatagtaaaacaatagaacagaatggaaaaaaatataatatattctattgtaatcttttctattcaaattaattctgtaccaaattccaattttggaaaatggttttatatatatatatatatatatatatatatatatatatatatatatatatcatcttccaaaattcaaatttcgtatagaatgaaaagaTTATAGatgatagaaaagattagaatggaatagaaaataatagagaaacaatagaacagaatagaaaaaatattttatatatatatatatatatatatatatatatatatatatatatatatatatatatataaaaccatcttccgaatttCGTATAAAATACTTTGAATCTAAATAGAAAAGGTTAGAATAGAGTAGACAATAGAGTTGGGGTAAAAAATGCTTTAAGGACATATTTTTGGGATTAGATTAGGTTTTAGGGGTTTGGTTGTTGGGCAGGCATGTCTAAAGAATGGGGCAAAGGACAATTGCGGCCTGCCTGGTAATGTGGACATAtagatcttttgtggcccccaactaaTCTCCGTGCGCTggcccacaaaagatatatattctggctgcctcggtggggacaggaagggggcaggacgagtgccgtacatacaggagaatttcctgtttacaaggcagcctctgtaataggaagtcccatctagacatgtgcattccgtttcattccgaatcgaaattcggaagaatttttcattattcagaaattcgtatgcatacgaatttccgaattacaaaagtaacaaatttaaactgatcttaaaaaaaacaaacaaattctaaaacaaattcgaatcgaattagaaaaaaatagaaaatgattttctaaaaaatacaaaaaataaaatataaaataataaagcaatagaatatatatatatataaaatattttttttaatattctgttctaatgtttttctatgcttttcttttctattattttctattctataatagtcttttctattcaaattcgaattcattctatacaaaattcgcatttcggaacatggcttctgaagttcaaatttcgtatagaatgaattcaaatttgaatggaacagattagaataaaaaaagaaaagaaaagaatagattagaaaaacaatagaacagaacagaataaaatataatataaatattatatattttttctattctgttctattgttcttctatgctattcttttctactctattctaatcttttctaatcaaattcattttatatgaaattccAATTTcgggaagatggttttatatatatatatatatatatatatatatatatatatataaaacagtctGACCCCTCTAAAGcctcaaggacagtaaactggccctttgttcagaaagtttggagaccactgctgtaaagTACAAAAGTGTAATCCTTCTTTCTATAATTAAATTATACCAGGAAGATGTATTTATAGACACTTCCTTTTGTACGGTAACAACTCCTAATCATAGAGATGCAGTGTTGTCACCCTTCCCTGTGCACTATTGAGTTGCTGTAGTCTTCTCACTAAAACCATGATATTCAGCTGCTGCTTGAGTTCACATACTGTACATCCACAGGATATTCCTAAAAAGAGTCTGCAGGGTGTACACAGGACAGGGAGAAAAGTCATGAACAAAGTATGAACAAAACTGTAtttgtatagaaaaaaataatGCAATTATGTTTTAGTTACAATAATTTACATAACTAATTCTTGTTTTGTAAGGGTCCATCTTTACCAACATACATTTTACTGGCATAAATTAAAACCATATTTAGctactgtttttctttttatttaccaTTTAAGTACAATAATGCAATTGGGCTACCCAGCAGAGAAAAGAAAGAtttagcaagcagtttgctatttTAAAATTGTATATGACAAGCTCTCATGAGAAACTGGGGAAGTGAGATAGTTATTAGGTACAACCACAGCTCTCCACTATCATATCAGGAACGTCTGCCTTGACAATAGTGTTATTTACATCATAGTAAAGAATGGATAGACTTCTTCGCTTTGTCGGCACACAACAGAGGCTGAGATTGGAATAAATGTTGTTTGCCTTTATGAGACTGAAAACAGCAGTATGACTAGATGCTGAAATCCCCGGTGCTCTGCCTAGGTGGACAGGACACCTGCCTTCACAAAGGTTCATAATGTACCCCTTTGGGCTAATGATCCAGTCACTCCAGCCTATATCTTTAAAAGAAATATAAAACCTTTTACGACAACAAATATCTATGTCACCAGTGCATTCAGTCACGTGTCTCCGAGTTCGCGATTCCTCTTGTTTATTGCGCACTTTTAGGGCAAGGAATGGGCGACGGTTATGAATGATGTTATCCATCACAAATAGAGTCTGGCAGTCCTGACACTTCAGTTCCAGGTAtatattttcttctcccactgataAAGCTTTACCTGTGAGCATGGGCAGGTATACCCTAAACCACCCTCCTTTGAAAACTTTCATGTTGACTGTTTCTCCTTCTACTGACGGGTCATCTGGATGGTGCTTACTAGTCACTGAAAGTGTAATCTTATTGTGAAATGTCGCTTTCATATGGAGCCACAAATATGCCTGATATATCTCCTCATGTTTGTCTTTGTCAACAGAGAGACGAAAGTGAAGAACACATGGAACATCTTGGAAgttatctaaaaaaaacaaaaaccattatAAATTGAATACTTTATTCCCTTTCAAAAAGGACATTAGGATTCTCAGAGGGGTACAGTGATCAAATAAATGCCAAGTCCGAAGGCCAAATAAAGGTCTTTCAACTCCAGAACAAATCTTTATATCTTCTTTAATTAAATAAACCAGGTAATACTCATTTAAAATACAGGTACCTATATATCTGAACTGTCTGACTCATTAAAAGATGTGTAATTCTGTTCAGTCAGTTTTTGTGATTCAGACACCCATCACTCACAGCAAGGCCAGTCATAGACTACACTTTTTCcactgcagttaaagtggttgtaaaggctgaaggttttataccttcaggcattctatgcctgaagataaaaaaccttctgtgtgcagcatcccgatccagcgatgtgcacgagagcagcagctctcccgagtctcttcctcctcattggctgagactcagcagtgggagccattggctcccattgctatcaatcacagccagtaaggagggagcaggggcggcactgagccacactctgtgtgttttatggactctggagcgagcatgcatgagtgcccccagagcaagcagcttgctctggggacactcgGCAAGGGAAAAAGGCCAGGATCCACAgaacaggtaagaataacatgtttgttattatttaaaaaaataacatttaatatCATTTTAAGCAATATAGTTTTGTTAATAATCTGATCCAGCCTACATAATAAATCATGAAGGGACACTATACACATATGAGGTCATCCTTCTGCTCTGTCTTGTAAGCAATCTCATTGTATTAAAGTGATAGCATTGTGTTGGTCTGAGTTAATTTCAAGACTAATTTAACCACTTATGTCAGttttatgtaaaatatatataaaaatatatatataatatatataatataaattataattTAAAACCAGATTAGGATTTTATTTTTGTGTACCTACCTAGAATTCAGCTTCAATCATAAAGCACATGGTTATGTTATTCTTCATAATACGTTGTACACAACTCACACAGAGTCTAACAAAAATAGTCAAGCAGACATAGCTGGCCACAAGTTGTGATCAAACTCTCACTGACCTTTCTGGCCAGAAGGGCACCCTAATTTGGTGGAGTGGGGAAAGGTGAAAGTTGGTTGTCAGGCTACCAACACATCTTATATACATTAGGCTGTAATGGAAGTGGCCAATTTCTTTCTCATGTACCACAGATGGTAGTGaagtaaaacaaataaatagaaaaatatacagtggggacggaaagtattcagacccccttaaatttgtcactctttgttatattgcagccatttgctaaaataatttaatttcatttttttcctcattaatgtacacacagcatcccatgttgacagaaaaacacagaattgttgacatttttgcagatttattaaaaaagaaaaactgaaatatcacatggtcctaagtattcagaccctttgctgtgacactcatatatttaactcaggtgctgtccatttcttctgatcatccttaagatggttctacaccttcatttgagtccagctgtgttttattatactgattggacttgattagctgtagaaagctacacacctgtctatataagaccttacagctcacagtgcatgtcagagcaaatgagaattatgaggtcaaaggaactgcctgaagagctcagagacagaattgtggcaaggcacagatctggccaaggttacaaaaacatttctgctgcacttaaggttcctaggagcacagtggcctccataatccttaaatggaagacgtttgggacaaccagaacccttcctagaactggccgtccaaccaaactgagctatcgggggagaagagccttggtgagagaggtaaagaagaaaccaaagatcactgtggctgagctccagagatgcaggggagaaagttgtagaaagtcaaccatcaatgcagccctccaccagtcggggctttatggcagagtggcacgacggaagtctctcctcagtgcaagacacatgaaagcccgcatggagtttgctaaaaaacaccagaaggacttcaagatagtgagaaataagattctctggtctgatgagaccaagatagaactttttggccttaattctaagcagtatgtgtggagaaaaccaggcactgctcatcacctgtccaatacagtcccaacagtgaagcatggtggtggcagcatcatgctgtgggcgtgtttttcagctgcagggacagaacgactggttgcaatcgagggaaagatgaatgcggtcaagtacagggatatcctggacgaaaaccttctccagagtgctcattaGATAACTATAAAGATCCACCAAAAGGAGGGCCGGAGATTGCCAATCCTAAATTCAATATATAAAGGAGCagatctccagagtgctcaggacctcagactgcaacaacaactccgtgactgttcttgaatggcccagccagagccctgacttaaacccaattgagcatctctggagagacctaaaaatggctgtccaccaatgtttaccatccaacctgacagaactagagaggatctgcaaggaggaatagccgaggatccccaaatccaggtgtgaaaaacttgttgcatcttacccaaaaagactcatggctgtattagatcaaaagggtgcttctactaaacactaagcaaagggcctgaatacttaggaccatgtgatatttcagtttttctattttaataaatctgcaaaaatgtcaacaattctgtgtttttctgtcagtatggggtgctgtgtgtacattaatgagggaaaaaaattaacttaaatgattttagaaaatgactgcaatataacaaagagtgaaaaatttaagggggtctgaatactttctgttcccactgtaaGTCACTTTAAAGTCCTATTATTTTATACATGTGCAATGGAACAGTGTGGGCTTTTGTGC
This window contains:
- the LOC141127409 gene encoding inhibin beta C chain-like isoform X2 gives rise to the protein MTVGIILPLLLVALQASLTELSCSSCRVFTQTIEKAEKEILLEIAKQNILKKLHLHHPPNISNTISKDNLELALQQLGINSDKDLSTDLHAENDVEDKEDHDQSYEVISFAGIDNFQDVPCVLHFRLSVDKDKHEEIYQAYLWLHMKATFHNKITLSVTSKHHPDDPSVEGETVNMKVFKGGWFRVYLPMLTGKALSVGEENIYLELKCQDCQTLFVMDNIIHNRRPFLALKVRNKQEESRTRRHVTECTGDIDICCRKRFYISFKDIGWSDWIISPKGYIMNLCEGRCPVHLGRAPGISASSHTAVFSLIKANNIYSNLSLCCVPTKRRSLSILYYDVNNTIVKADVPDMIVESCGCT
- the LOC141127409 gene encoding inhibin beta C chain-like isoform X1, with protein sequence MPASLKEHCCLKGRGEEEDLCSRSLKQSDNIMTVGIILPLLLVALQASLTELSCSSCRVFTQTIEKAEKEILLEIAKQNILKKLHLHHPPNISNTISKDNLELALQQLGINSDKDLSTDLHAENDVEDKEDHDQSYEVISFAGIDNFQDVPCVLHFRLSVDKDKHEEIYQAYLWLHMKATFHNKITLSVTSKHHPDDPSVEGETVNMKVFKGGWFRVYLPMLTGKALSVGEENIYLELKCQDCQTLFVMDNIIHNRRPFLALKVRNKQEESRTRRHVTECTGDIDICCRKRFYISFKDIGWSDWIISPKGYIMNLCEGRCPVHLGRAPGISASSHTAVFSLIKANNIYSNLSLCCVPTKRRSLSILYYDVNNTIVKADVPDMIVESCGCT